Proteins from one Monodelphis domestica isolate mMonDom1 chromosome 6, mMonDom1.pri, whole genome shotgun sequence genomic window:
- the LOC103092701 gene encoding tigger transposable element-derived protein 1-like, which translates to MGPKKMSAKGSSEKKRRMMSMKLKQEIIEKHERGMRVSDLAKEYDRSTSTICTILKQKELLKVIMPAKGIKIISKLRTSAHEEMERLLLVWLMEKQLAGDTVTESIICEKAREIYGGLVERTPGTSVDEASQESFKASRGWFDNFKKRSGIHSVLRHGHSEAASTDKKSAKAFIETFAKLVEDEAYIPQQVFNCDEAGLFWKKMPRRTYITTEEKNMPAHKPTKNRLALGLCANVSGDYKIKHSEELTTEELKELQQQQHSEVLQEISGEEPEVDEVISTSEIKEMLRIWEKIKQFIEKTHPEKVAASRALELCNDTCFTHYRNVLKGRKKKISMERFLLKRPLSKIEESVAKHPKIKEENDK; encoded by the coding sequence ATGGGTCCTAAGAAAATGAGTGCCAAGGGCAGTtctgagaagaagagaaggatgaTGTCCATGAAATTAAAGCAAGAAATCATCGAAAAACATGAGCGAGGTATGCGTGTTTCTGACTTGGCAAAGGAATATGATCGTAGTACATCAACAATATGTACAATTTTAAAGCAAAAGGAGTTGTTAAAGGTTATAATGCCAGCCAAGGGTATTAAGATTATTTCAAAGCTGCGGACCTCTGCCCATGAAGAGATGGAGAGGCTATTGTTAGTCTGGTTGATGGAGAAGCAGCTCGCAGGAGATACTGTAACTGAAAGCATTATCTGTGAGAAGGCACGAGAGATTTATGGTGGTTTGGTGGAGCGGACACCAGGCACATCAGTGGATGAGGCATCACAAGAGTCATTCAAAGCCAGTCGGGGATGGTTTGATAACTTCAAAAAAAGGTCAGGCATTCACTCTGTCCTCAGGCATGGGCACAGTGAGGCAGCAAGCACAGATAAGAAATCAGCAAAGGCTTTCATTGAAACCTTTGCAAAATTGGTAGAAGATGAAGCATACATCCCCCAGCAAGTTTTTAATTGTGATGAGGCAGGGCTATTCTGGAAAAAGATGCCAAGGAGGACATATATAACCACAGAAGAGAAGAACATGCCAGCCCACAAACCTACAAAGAATAGGCTAGCCCTTGGGCTTTGTGCAAATGTGAGTGGTGACTATAAGATCAAGCACAGTGAGGAACTGACCActgaggaattgaaggagttgcagcagcagcagcattcagaggttttgcaggaaattagtggggaggagcctgaggtggatgaggtaatcagcactagtgagattaaggaaatgttgaggatttgggaaaaaattaaacagtttattgaaaagacacacccagaaaaagttgcagcCAGTCGTGCATTAGAGCTATGTaatgacacttgtttcacacattatcgaAATGttctgaaaggaaggaagaaaaaaatttccatggaaaggtttttgttgaaacgGCCTCTAAGTAAAAttgaggaaagtgtggcaaaacatccaaaaatcaaagaagaaaatgataagtaa
- the LOC130453500 gene encoding protein GVQW3-like, giving the protein MLPVGVKMSDRYLEQRIHIKLCVKLNKSASETLEMLKEIYGDEVMSRARVFDWHKRFKEGRDDVHDDARSGRPITHRTNENVEKVRDLVRSNSQLTVRMMAEKLSLDKETVRLILKENLNMRKVSGKIVPRTVSVDDTGEVELK; this is encoded by the coding sequence ATGCTTCCTGTTGGTGTAAAAATGAGTGACCGTTACTTAGAACAAAGAATTCATATCAAACTTTGTGTAAAGCTAAACAAATCTGCCAGTGAGACACttgaaatgttaaaagaaatTTATGGAGATGAAGTAATGTCAAGAGCAAGAGTTTTTGATTGGCACAAAAGGTTTAAGGAAGGTAGGGATGATGTCCATGATGATGCCCGGAGTGGGCGCCCAATCACTCACAGGACCAATGAAAATGTTGAAAAGGTTCGAGATTTGGTTCGTTCAAATAGTCAATTGACTGTGAGAATGATGGCTGAAAAATTGTCTTTAGATAAAGAGACAGTTAGACTTATTttgaaagagaatttgaatatgAGGAAAGTTTCTGGTAAGATTGTGCCTCGAACAGTTTCAGTAGATGATACTGGTGAGGTCGAGCTAAAATAG